The following DNA comes from Castanea sativa cultivar Marrone di Chiusa Pesio chromosome 10, ASM4071231v1.
GTACGCTTTGTAGTttttatctctcattcttcttcagattgaagacatttagtttaggtctacatcctcctttctttttcgtcatattaaagacatttattgtCCGAGGCTCTAACAAATTTccaggttctatcttttgcaagttcatttttatttttttttctttggtttatgattgactttctttgagctctacttttttttctttttctttttctttttttatatatgtatcacgttaaattttttttttttaaatgtcattttgaaatgaatggttGCTTCATATACTCTACCATTGTACTTCTTAATGAATTGTCATCTCATATTGTAGGTATTGTAATCTAAAGACAGGGCTGCCTTATGCTACAAAAGAAGCATTCAACtaacaaattttcaggttttaTCTTTTAcaagttcctctttgttttcttttctttggtttatgagtgactttctttgagttctacctttttatttttttttttttattttttatgtatcacgttaactttaaaaaaaaaaatgtaattttgaaaatttgaattgaaataaaaatagttactaCAATACTCCCTgattaatgatcaaaatataaatgttcaattattatttcctcacttttttttttccttctttgtatttttttttctttttaagaatttttttttgttatcattgtatatgtttttggcgttaattttttttatttagttatttatttaaatagttgatgatatggtgattagattttaaagagttcatgatagagttaaattctaaaaaatatttatcttctatttcctcacttcttctttttttttttttctttttttttatccttcttcgtatttgttttttctctttaagatttttttttaccatcattgtatatgcttttggcgttaaagttttttagttttttttttttttaccatcattgtatatgtttttggcgttaattttttttatttagttatttatttaaatagttgatgacgtggtgattagattttaaagagtccatgatagagttaaattctaaaaaatatttatcttctatttcctcacttttttttttctttctgcgtattttttttctttttaagatttttttttaccaccattgtatatgtttttggcattaaattttatttttttatttagttattgtaagtgcacaatttgtacctggacccaaaacgagtgatgggctcaggcccaaagagccttatacaatgaaatttgtagagtatggatttgaaacctaggttagggatattggaaagttgataaacaggctagaatgccgcagtctatgcaagtaatagatggaTGTGACAAAAAACCttcctcagacgtaagccgaggacaatttgtatagcctttctttctctaagcaaaagattacaatttttagtttccaaaaggGAGAGccctcctttttctttcctctctcgtcttcttatatcctccttcttcttcccagtttcatccacgtgtaacacagatcttcctcctagatacttgtcccatccaccaccttcttaaagtcttcaaataatagctggaaggctgaatactactgttcagaggtcatttccccattaatgcgactAGAGAGGTAGAtgtagggcctttaatgcggtggtagcagctttttcctcagatatttcttcCACATTCCTGCTTCTAatgggtgcttggatcacgcctttatCCAACAGACCATCCAGAATTTAGTCTCTAAgccctttagcaagtcccatggcctttactgggcttgtccgaggaggtTCTCTACCTCGGATTGCTCCTCGGACCATTATAATGTGGACTAACCTGCGGGTCtagaagactctgattgaacagacttataccaactaaccaTGCCCAAGACCCAAACGTGcctttaagcatttttaccccccacagttatttatttaaatagttgatgatgtggtgattagattttaaagagtccatgatagagtttaattctaaaaaatctttatattctatttcctcactttttttttcttctacttttttttttctttttaaggaatttttttttttttaccatcattgtatatgtttttggcgttaaagttttttagttttttttttttaccatcattgtatatgtttttggcattaaaattttttttaagttatttatttaaatagttgatgatgtggtgattagattttaaagagtccatgatagagttaaattctaactttggtttgttgattaaatttttttaaaatacttggtttaaccctaattcttttatctctcttaGGTTCACGTATgcacaaattttttggattgcatttaggagtcattggaatggaatattagataagttcgggtgagagactttacaataattattatatgtatcaaacctcacataaagtggttgttatctaagaaattgCTGTAAAAACAATTTCCTTTTGTaatagaaactatatttatcatttgtataattctatgtaaaattcaatttaaatgtttttccataagtattaatttactactTCATAAAAATGTTACATACGTTTTTCTCAGTCTTAAAGGTTGTTAatgttgttgatatatttgaaatttaaactatttttaacttttgttatgaatgtgtagtaagtggctaacttttaggactaaaaaactaaatttttggattaaaaaaaaactgataaatgttattaaattttttaaaaaggaacaACAACAGCAAAAGAAACGTGTAGCTCCtgccataaaatttgaaatttaagctttttatttacttatgttaTGGATGTTTAGTaaatggctaaattttaggattagacaaaaaattataactgcCATacataaaagttgaaaaaaaaaaaaacatcaacaacaccaaaaagggaaaaaaagaaaaaaagaaaaaaaaacaaacatggaTGTGTAGTTACTAAATTTTAGAATCTTTCTAGGAGCATTTCCTTCaacaaaaaacttattaatttacttatgTACCTTATAAAAATGCTATATAAGTATTGATAATCATAGTTGTCAATTTTGAACTCATTGGATACTCAGCTATTGTAAAAATTAGTAAAAGCATCCAAATTCCAATCCAAGAATGCAAGCCATGTATTAGGTGGTTGGGTAGATTTTAAACGTGGGATAGaaagtgtgattttttttttttaaatagtacatGAATAGAACatggatttttttaaatgtagttttttttttttccaaaatatggaagagatttaaaaaaaagaaaaagaaaaaagaggaaaacgTGAATTTGAACTTAAACATGAATGATGTTGTTCCTACTGCTATGAGCTTAACCTACATTTAGTGTActtttgttcaataaaaaatttagaagaacAACATtgatgaattaaaataaaagttcattATTATTGCTATTGCGTTTTTGTTAAACCACCTTCAATAATGctctatagtattttttttttcttctcaacaaacaatcatgaagtttttatacaaatttttttctagaTACTTCTAACCATTAATTCTCAATTGTATTAGCCTTTTGTTAAGGTTAAAGCAACATTTTCAATATATGcactatttataagatttattcagaggatctttttttcctccccctaaaggttaatactaaattattgcATCATCTTTCAATCAATAATACGTTGATTACTGCATAAATAAAATTGGCAAAAATTGATAATAGTTACGGaatactagcctctaagcatgcGCTCACGCGcttgctcagaggctcttctattttttcgtaagggttaatttagagcatttattataatttgggattactacattttcaatcacaaaaaaaaatttaggggtgtgatgagtattatgtgtggtaaaataatttttatcacacccctatgttttttttttttttttttgtgattaaaaaatgtagtaatcccaaattatattaaatgctctaaattaactcttacccaaaaaatagaagagcctctgagcacgcacgTGAGCGCGTGGTTGGTTTTGATAAAGCGCAGTGTTTCCACAGCATCATCGTAAGCTGCAGGCAAACGATGCTCAGGAGCAAGACGGTAGTCAACTGATACGATGATAACATTGACATCAGCGGCAATGTTTGAGCAAAAGTCGTGGAACACTGTCGAGGCTGCACTGTAAATAATGAACCCTCCGCCCTGGAAGTAAACTATGAGAGGCAGTTTGGAAGAAGAGGGATTATGGAGTACTTGTTTGGGTAGGAATATTCTAACCcaggttttgtttgattggtttAGAGGGATGTCTTTGGAGAGAACTGGAGTGGGGTGATCGGGATCTGGTGTGGCTGGGGTGTTTGGAATTTTGCGGTGGCGTGTGATGATGCCGTCGGAGTTGTTGACTATTTGGAGGTATTGGTAGGGATCAGTGGTGGGGTTTGATGGAGGTGTTTGACCTGACATTTTTTTACTCCTTTTGATGAGCTGAGACTGGATCTGAGAGGGAGTGTAGGAAATGAATTTGCTAATAGTTGTTGAGGAATGAGGATGGTATTCCCAACTCACAGTCACATGTGGCTTCGTTAATTGGGTCAATGTTTTAATTTCTCAATTAGTTTAATATATTTCAGCAATAATATGCGTGAAGCATAACACTTGCAGTAAAATTATAACCAGTTAGCACTGATATCATCCATGGGAAAGAAAATAGCCAGaaattattaaagagaaaagggaaagaATAGAAAGTAAGAAGGTTGACAATAAATTgataaaccaaaacaaaattggCAACCTCAACTTACATGCACTCTTCAAATTTTTATCTGTCTTCGAGACAAAGCTAGACccataacaatatatatatatatatatatatataatagtttgaaaaagaactaaaaagtCTACTTGaatgagggttttttttagggtaattaTACTCTTCTCTCTTAAAATTTGGGGAAATGACACTCCACCCAagattgaaaggaaaaaaacatttctcttccttgaaatttgaagaaattaacacttctcccctcttttgtttatattagtaataaaatattttaaatttttaataagaatctATTTgcaaaaattagttaaaaaaactgataaactttagaataaaaatgcaaaatttatcaAACACCAAAACATTTGCAATGGAAAATCAAGCAAAATTCACACACAGCATCTTAAATATTAACTAGATGTTAATtggaagaaaatatttttttcccttcaagttTGGGATGGAGTGTTATTTTCCCGAACTTCAAAGAAGGAGAGTGTAATTACCCCTATAATTTATTAgatcttcttttcttctaataTATAAACTATAGCCatacatttatatttttatttatttattaaaagttaGAGGGCCATACGTCTACTCACTCTTCAcaaaacatgagagagagagagagagagagagagagagagagagagaggactaaCCAAGAAGTGGAAATGCCAATGGACTAACAGAATAATGAAAGTTATATTTTCTCCAAGTCTTGACTGAGTGAGAGAATGGGtggtttaagattttttttttattggcattTGTGTTGTTTAGAGTGGATTttgatttgttatttgtttgtcTAAAGGGTATTTTTATTATCCAGATCTATGATTTGTTTAGTTGggtatttttatttgtatagaagtgaaatttttaaaaaacttgagGGGGCCATGGCCCGCCAGCCCCAATGTGGTTCCGTCCTTGATTACAACAATCAGCCCTTAAAATTTTTCCTTTCCAGTCCTGTTTTGCCCAATTTATAAGACTCATAAGAGTATCCTATTCATCATCAAGGCTTTCTTGACAACACCATCTTTGAATTATCCTCTAAATTCTTTGAGCAAATGGGCATGTGAAGAAGAGATTAATTTAGCTTTTAATCTTACTGTATATCACTTTCATGATAAAGATTTTTGTATTCATATTTTTTGTACCAAAAATGAAATTTCGGTTTGGCAAGTCCTCTTGGCCGTTGCCATTGGACTTACCAATAGCCTATGAAACTCTATCTTTAAGACTAAATTCAGCCAAATGTAAAGGGTTGTTATTCGAAATAAAATATAGTGTCTGCTTAGCAATCTTTCGTGATTTGTTATTTCTTAGCCTGGTGGTTAGTTGGTcgatcattttttaaactttaagaaCAGAagatagtatatgatatatCGGGTttgtaatgagagagagaattaaaggAAACATGAAATATCGTTCATAGATGAAATGATACTTCCactacaaaaataattaaagtctataattgtgttttaaaaatgCGTTTATAAGTCCTAAATCTATTTAAGCTATACTTACTTTTTCTATAGcagcattaatatatatgagATTTAAGATATTAATTAACAATAACAAATTAAGGTAGTGCTCTATTTCaatatattgaaatttaaaataaaaataacgaAAAGCAAgtaaatttagtaattttactatatgatttttctaaaagaaaGTAGACCCATTATCTTTCCTAGACAGCTAAGGTAGGTAGCATGAAATTCTTTAAGACCACATGTAGTGCCTTAGCCCTAGACAAGTCTTGAAGATCTACACCGTGGTGAACACCCTCGTCAAAATGACTCGCCACAACTAGACCCTTCTCTTCCATCATCATAACCAGCTCAATTTGACGGTCCATCAGTGGGTCCCCTTTGCAATCAATCACCAAGACCCTCCATCCAAGCAATCTAATCTTCTCCAACCTCTGAGATCCACCACCCACCGTTGGATTGGAATACTCATGATCACGGTCAACGCCAATTGGCAACAACAACTCCCACATAAGGTCGTTCACAAACAGTGGCAACACAGGGTCATTGACCAGTCTTAGCTCCGATTCAGTCCTCTAAGTCCCACCCAAAAAATGGTTGGTGCAATATTAGCCCTTTGATTTTTATCAAAGGCTGAAGATTTTCAACTTTAGAAGCTACACGTAGTCTTGCATGGTAGGCCACGTTGGATCCCGCCTGGAtccggatcctctccatttcatgAGAAATTGAGAGTGTCCAGTTAAGGGCTGAGATTTAACTAAAATCAATCTATGTCCTAAAATCTGCCACGTCATTTAAAAGCATTAACAGGAGACTTAACTGAGTAAAAGGGTAAACTAATGTTAGTTTCAACATCTTAGTTTATTGTTTACCCTTTTAGTCAGTTAAGTCTCCTGTTAGTGCTTTTAAATGACGTGGCAAAGTTTAGGAGACAGATTGGTTTTAGTTAAATCTCAGCCCTTAACCGGACACTCTCCATTTCAATGAGAAACGGAGAGGATCCGGATCCTTGCCGCCTGCACTAGGCCCCCATAATAAAAGTGTTAGAAAAATCAGCATAATTTGTAAGCCATTCATCTTggttgattttgatcaagtgcACTTTCTCCACAGCATCATCGTAAGCTGTAGGCAAACGATGCTAAGGAGCAAGACGATAGTCAATTGATACAATGATCAGGGCCGGTCCTAGACATTTTGGAGCCTAAAAtgataactaaaaataaagtcttttttaatacttatatattaattaaattaatgtttatttactatttttatattatgatatatttcatttaaagatattatattataatatttttcttctagTTGAACATTATTACGGTGAACTTGTTCATTTGTgacattttcatcattattttcatttttttttctaaattattttgaagttcattatcaaaatttgttgtattgcaaaattaaacatcattgttatcttgcaattgtatcatttcattatcttctaactctttttggtgaatttcttgctcatttgtgatattttcatctaaattttgtgttatattttatttattactaataacaaatttatccattcatcctttttgagactcaattaatttttcttctttttttctttttttaagtttttcatattcaAATGCATAGTTTCTAGTAGAATGTCTAAtcaaactatatatttataaagactaaaataaaaaataactttcaagtatagaacaaatgagaaatagaatctgatttat
Coding sequences within:
- the LOC142612444 gene encoding carboxylesterase 1-like, coding for MSGQTPPSNPTTDPYQYLQIVNNSDGIITRHRKIPNTPATPDPDHPTPVLSKDIPLNQSNKTWVRIFLPKQVLHNPSSSKLPLIVYFQGGGFIIYSAASTVFHDFCSNIAADVNVIIVSVDYRLAPEHRLPAAYDDAVETLRFIKTNHALTNQRIID